The Bacteroidota bacterium sequence CTGCTGTGGCGTTTTGCGTTGCATGCAGATGGTGAATATTGTCCCTTTAACACAAAGAGCATTCGTACCAAACGAATGCTCTTTTTTCATTCAAAATTTCGAATGTAAAACGGATTCTAAGGTTGCCAGATGGTCCCGCCACAGTTATCACGGCTGGCACCGGTTACACTGGAAAGACAATTTATTTCTTTTTTCATTCTTAATACACCGAGAAACGCGAAGATCAATGCTTCCTTAAAATTTACCAGCTTTGAATCCGGGATAATCACTTTTGCAGGAGAAAATGAATTTATTCTTTCAATTAAAAAATCATTCTGAGCTCCGCCTCCTGTTATCAACACATTTCCTGCACCAAGACATTTTCCGATTTGCATTGCTATATGTTCGCAGAATGTTGCCAGTAAATCTTCAACAGGAATTTCAGGGCGGTCGAAAACAGGGAAGATATCCGTTTCCAGATCTTCTCTTCCTAAGGATTTCGGAAATGACTTTTCGAAATATTTGCTTTGATTTACTTTATCGAGGAGATCTTTTCTCACTTTTCCTTTCGCGGCCATCTCTCCGCCTGCATCGTATTCTTTTCCTACCCGAGAAGAAAGAGCATTCAATAAAAGGTTGCATCCGCAAATATCAAACGCGATTCTTTTTGAGTTTTGTTCAAATGAAATATTCGCAATCCCTCCCAGATTCAGACAATAATCGTATTCATGAAACAATAACTTGTCTCCTATCGGAACCAATGGAGCGCCTTGCCCACCAAGTGCAACATCCGCTGTACGGAAATCGCAAATCACAGGAAAGCCACTTTCAACAGCTAATGCGGCGCCATCACCAATCTGACTCGTAAATCCTGCTGAAGGCTGATGAAATATAGTATGACCGTGAGAGGAGATAAAGTCAGGTTTTAAATTATAACGTTGACAAAAATCCTTACTCAGTTTCCCGAAATATTTTCCGAGTTCAGCATGTACTGCAACAAATTTTTCTGCCTTGACAGAAGGCAGAGTTAATAGAATATTTTTCCATTCACTTGTATATGGAATGGTTTCAGCTTCCAGGAGTTTGTATGTCCAATGCTTATCGAATGCAAATTCACAATATGCAAGATCAACACCATCCAGTGAGGTTCCCGACATGATCCCAACTACTTTGTAAGTCTGCATCTCAAAATTATTTTAAATCAATTTCCTTTGGTCAACAGAATTTTACCTTGCATCACATCACCTTTTTCAGTTTGTCCGAAAAGGAAATATGCACCTGCTGCTAAAGAGGACAATTCCAAACTTTCACTGCAATGTTTGGCACGGAATACAATCTTTCCGCTAAAATCAGTGACGGTAACATTATTCAGTTCTGATGGCATAAATCGCAGATTGCCTTCAGAAGGATTTGGATACACCTTAATCTCATTCGTCAATTGCAATGGTAGGGTTTCTCCAAGCAAAATCCCGCCTGTTGCATCTGTTTTCACGAGATAAACCTGCGGTAAACCTGTTGTCATGCCGGCACTTCCAGCAGCAAGATACCCTGAATCAAGAGTCGCGATGACACTGTTTCCCTGCGCATCACCGGAATTGTAATCGTGTTTCCATTCCTGATTGCCAAGTGTATCTACTTTAATTAACTCAAGATAAGCCTGAGAATTGCCGCAAAGAATATAACAATTGTCGGAAGAGAAACTGAGTGCCTTTGTACGTTCATCCAGATTCTGAAAACCATATGTACGTGTCCACAAAGTATCTCCTGAAAAATTTGTTTTTACCAGAAAATGATCCCCTGCTAATTGTGAACCAGCGGATGTGGAACCTGCAATCAGTAATCCATCAGACAGACACAGAATCGAATTCCCGGTCGCCCATCCGGCACCAAAATATTTCTTTGTCCACAAGGAATCTCCATTCGCTCCGATGTGCATCAAAAACATGGACCCGCTGGTGTCTCCAAAATCAAGGAGATAACCCGTAGCGTAGAATGAACTATCAGTACCCTGACAAATGGAATTAATTTCTCCCAATCGTGTGCGCCATTCTTTTGTCCAGATTGGAACGCCGGAAGAATGAAGAGCAGCGCATTTCATGAAGTAATAATTGCTTTGAATTTCCACTGCTCGTCCTGCTCCCACAACAATACCTTCATTTGTCAGACACAAATTATTATACCTCTCGTTACGTGTAGTTGTTCCAAGACGGTGTCTCCACACAACTCCTCCACTTGAATCAAGTTTGAGCAGCATGGCATCACTAGTCGTGGAATCTTCCATTCTTCCTGAAACATAAATGCTTCCCGAATCATTGCGAAGTCCGAATGATGCGATTTCCCGTAATGCTGCAGGTTGAACAATTTTTGTTCGGGTAGTATCGCCTCTGGAATTTGTCCAGACAAAGCATACCTTTTGTCTTTGCACACTATCTGAAATTGAGCCGATTGCAAGAATGCTGGTATCCGGCAGTTCGATTCCGGAAACTCCGGAATGAGCGGATCCGGAATAAATGCCGATTGTTCTTTCAAAAGACTGTTGAGCAGACAAATCAGTGAATGACAGACAGATCAGCAAACCAAGAACAATACCCTTGAAAATATCCCGCGAACAAGATGATGATTTCACAGCTTTTGCACACAAATTCAAAGAGTTAGAAAGAAATTTAAGAGGCATGTGAAGGGTCATTTTTCCTTTGGGAATCACGCGCAAATCGTGTAGGTTTGTTCGCGCAAATAAAAGTAGCAAATCCTCCCGGAATCCTGCAAAACGGGAAACATTTCAACAAAAGAACACGATTATGAATTTCGAATTGAGCGAAGAACACCTGATGATCCAAAAGGCTGCACGCGATTTTGCACAAAATGAATTGAAGCCGGGAGTAATTGAAAGAGATGAACACCAGAAATTTCCTGCTGAACAAATCCGCAAAATGGGTGAGCTCGGATTTCTTGGAATGATGGTAGATCCGAAATATGGTGGCGGCGGAATGGATACCATCAGTTATGTACTCGCCATGGAAGAAATCTCTAAAGTCGATGCTTCCGCTTCGGTTGTGATGTCTGTGAACAATTCTCTGGTTTGCTGGGGTCTTGAAAATTTCGGAACAGAAGAACAGAAACAAAAATATCTGGTTCCTTTGGCAAAGGGTGAAATTATCGGAGCATTTTGTCTTTCAGAACCGGAAGCAGGTTCTGACGCGACTTCTCAACACACTACCGCTATTGATGCCGGTGATCATTATGTTCTGAACGGAACAAAAAACTGGATCACCAATGGTTCAACAGCTTCCGTTTACCTGGTGATTGCACAAACTGACGTCGCTAAAGGACATAAAGGAATCAATGCGCTTATCGTTGAAAAAGGAATGCCCGGATTCACGATCGGACCGAAAGAAAATAAATTAGGTATTCGCGGCAGTGATACTCACTCGCTGATGTTTACCGATGTAAAAGTGCCAAAGAAAAACAGAATTGGCGAAGATGGCTTTGGTTTCAAATTCGCTATGAAGACTCTTACGGGTGGAAGAATTGGTATCGCTTCTCAGGCATTGGGAATCGCATCCGGTGCATATGAACTGGCACTTCAGTATTCCAAAGAAAGAAAAGCATTTGGTGTTCCGATTTCACAACACCAGGCAATTCAGTTCAAACTTGCCGACATGGCGACAGAAATTGAAGCGGCTCGTTTGCTTTGTCTGAAAGCCGCATGGATGAAAGATGAACATCTTGATTACGGACTTTCTTCCTCCATGGCGAAGTTGTTTGCTTCACGTGTGGCTATGGAAACCACGGTTGAAGCTGTACAGATCCACGGCGGATACGGATTCGTTAAAGAATTCCATGTAGAACGATTGATGCGCGACGCGAAGATCACTCAGATTTATGAGGGTACTTCTGAAGTTCAGAAAATCGTCATTTCCCGTTCTATTATCGGTAAATAATTTTTTCATTCTTACTTTATTGCTTGTCGATGTATCGTAACATCCTGAAAATCGTATTGCCTCTTCTCCTTAGCGTGTTGTTTAGCTGCACGTCACAGAAAAAGCTGGTTTATTTCCAGGGTAATATTCCACAACTGAAGGAATCCGACATCTACAAACTCAGGATCTATCCCGGAGATATCCTCTCCATCAATATTTTCACCATCAATGCTGAGGCTTACCCATATCTGGCAGTTCCTGCCGACAAGCCATCCAGTGACAACCGTTCAGCATACGAAAAAGGTTATATCGTTAATGAAAACGGAGAGGTGAAATTACCACTCATTGGCTCTGTTCTGCTGACAGGAAAAACAATGAGTGAAGCCACACAAATACTCGAAGCGAAATTCAAGGAATTCATGGAAGACCCTATCGTCACTGTGAAAAAACTGAATTTTAAAGTAACTGTCCTTGGCGAAGTAAATCGTCCCGGAACATACCCCATTCTCAACGAACATGCAACTTTGCCTGAAGTATTGGGAATGGCCGGTGATCTCAGCGTGTATGGCGACCGTCAAAAGGTTCGCATCATCCGTGAAGAAAATCAACAGACAAAAGATTTTTTCATTGACATGACCAACGCGTCAAGTCTTTCAGCGGAAACCTATTATTTGCATCCTGACGACATCATTTATGTACAGCCATTGAAAAGACGGGCCTTTCAGAACATCAGTCCGTCGGTGACCATCTTTACTTCCATCGTTACCACAGCGGTGATTGCACTTACATTTATTATTACCCAAACAAAGTAAACCATGCGAACAAACGAAGGAGCACAGCGCCGTAATGACGATGAAATAGACCTGCGTTTGCTTTTCTACAATATGCGTAGAAAATGGCATTACTTTCTTTTCTCAGCCATCCTCTTTTGCATTGGAGCTTTGTTGTATATCCGTTTTACATTGCCGGTTTTTGAGGCTCGTACAAGCATCCTGGTTAAAGACACAAAAAACACTTCAAATAATATCGAAGACTTTTTAACCGGTGATCTCTTCGGGAATACAAAAAACATTGCCACTGAAATCGGAATCCTCAAGTCAAGATCCGTACTGGAAGAAACGATCAACGAACTCAATCTTGGAGTCAGTTATTTTGGCAAGACGACTTTCTTCAAATACCCGCTTTACAGAAACCAGCCTTTCCAGGTGAAGCCTGTACGAATGACCGAAGGTGTGTATGATGAGTTTTTTCATATTACAATTCTGGACAGCAGCACCTACAAACTCGAACTCGATGCCGACAATAAAATCCTGAATGATTATTCATACAAAGGAACACATCATTTTGGCGAAGAAGTCCGAACTACGTATTTCACACTAGTTGTCAATCACAATGACTCCGCGATTAATGTGGTCAATGACGATGATTTTGTTTTCACAGTGAATTCACTGAACAAAATGATCGCTTATTACCAGGAGAAAATGAAAGCGGAACCTCAGAACAAGGATGCCACGATCGTTGAAATTTCAGTTCAGGATAAAATCAAAGAAAGAGCGACCGATTTTCTGAATACCCTTGGGAAAGTCTACATCAATCGCGATGTAAAAGATAAATCTTCCGTTGCCGGACTCACGCTGAAATTTGTCGACGAACAACTCGAAGAAATCAGCAAAACACTAAACGCGACGGAACTTGAATTGCAAAAGTTCAAAGAACAAAAAGGAACTGTTGACCTAAGTGAAGAATCCAAAGCTTATCTCGAACGCGTAACCAATATCGACGCGGATCGCGTGAAAGCAGAGATCGAACTGAAATCATTGGATTACCTCTACTCCTATGTCACCGGCAACCGCGACGTGGAAGAACTTGCTCCAAGCAGTCTGGGCAATCCCGATCCATTGCTGATCGACCTGATCACAAAACTCAAGGAACTCCAAAGCAAACGTAAAAGTCTTGCTTATGGAAGCAGTACACAATCTCCTGCTATTAAAGTGATCGATCAGCAGATCGAACAAACCAAACGGACTCTTGTTGAAAACATCAACAACCTGCGGAACATGACCAAGGTGAATCTTTCCAGCATCAACACAGAACTGATGCGTTACGAAGGAAGCATCCGGAAAATCCCGAATATCGAACGGGAACTCCTCGGCATTCAAAGAAATTTCAGTGTCAACGAAAACATTTACCTCTATCTTCTTCAGAAGAAAGCTGAAACCGGAATCGCGAAAGCAACTGCGGTTTCGGACAACAAAGTACTTGATGAAGCAAGCATCAATGATATTCCTGTAATCCCGAACACCAAAGCTATTCTCATCATTACGCTGATGCTGGCCTTGATTGTTCCGGTCATTCTGATCATCCTGCAAGGGTATGTCAAGAATACCATCAGCAACAAAGAAGATATCGAGAAGATGAGTAAAATTCCAATCATCGGTGTGGTCGGACATCACAATACAGGTGAGCGACTCGTTGTTTCCAGCAAACCGAAATCATCCATTACCGAAGCGTTCCGTTCCATTCGCGCGAACCTGATGTTCTTCGGACTGGCAGATCAGCATAAAATTGTTCTCATCACTTCATCTGTAGGCGGTGAAGGAAAATCATTTTCCAGTCTGAACCTTGCCGCTGTTCTTTCTCTCCAGCACCATAAAGTGATCATCGTTGGAATGGATTTGAGAAAACCTCAGTTGGTACAGGATCTCGGAATAAAAAATGAAACAGGAGTTAGTACCTACCTGATCGGTAAAGCCAAACTGGATGAAGTGATCCAGCATACTTCTGTCGATAATCTTGACATCATTCCATCCGGACCTGTTCCTCCTAACCCTGCGGAATTGCTTGCGAAAAAAGAAACTCACAAATTGCTTGATGAGTTGCGTGAGCGTTACGACTACATCATCATCGATACACCACCCGTTGGAATTGTAAGCGACGCCATGATGCTGATGAACCTCGCGGATATCAATATTTTCATCCTTCGTGAAAATTATTCAAAGAAGGAATACATGAAAACCATTAACGATTATTACACCCAGGGTAAAGTGAAAAACCTGTGTGTTCTTTTAAATGATGCCGGCACGAATCATCGTTATGGGTACGGTTACGGATACAGTTATGGCTATCATGGTTATGGCTATTATGATGAAGAGCAGGGTAAAAAAGGAATTCTCGGAAAAGTTTTCAAAAAATCCTGATACAAATGAGTATCCCCAAACAAATTGCCGATCAATTCAGAAAGGTACATTTCGGCGGAAACTGGACCGGCTCTTGTCTGAAAGAACTGATGACCAACCTGACCTGGGAACAGGCAACTACAAAAGTTCGTTCTTTCAATACGATCGCAACACTGGTTTTTCATGTAAATTACTATGTGGGAGCCGTTATGTCGGTATTGAAAAATCAACCTTTCAATGCAAAGGATGAATTTAGTTTCGCCCACCCTCCTATTGAATCGCAGGAGGATTGGGAGAATTTTCTTAATAAGATCTGGTCTGAAGCTGAGGAATTAGCTGTTTTCATTGAAAATTTTCCGGAATCACAATTAGAGGAGATTTTTGTAAAAGAGAAGTATGGTACTTATTACAGAAATTTCACCGGAGTCATTGAACACATGCATTATCATTTGGGACAAATTGCTTTGATCAGGAAAATGATTGAACAGGAATCGCACCTTTGAAAAAAAGAAGAAGCCTTCATGTGAAATTAATAATTTATTACATTTGGTCTACGATGACGTGATTTTGATTGCTTCCTGTAATTTATTTAGATGTTTAAAGTTATGAATTTTATTCAAATTATTTTCTAATTCCAATAAGGCTGCAGCAACCCATCTTTGTCGTTGATTACTGTTGGTCCAATGCTTAACATTTCGTACATATTTCGCCATTTGGGAGTTCAGGTTTTCAATACAATTTGTCGTAGCCAAACTTCTGGAAAATATTTGCGCAACTTTCAATTTGTGGAGTGTAAGCGTTTCTTCCAAGCCTTCCAGTAGAGAGTTCGCTGCATTTTGATTGATTTTTAAGAGCTCTTTGTGGATGTTTAGCAATACCAGTTTAGCTTTATTGTAATCAGGTTCCCGGTTCTTTCAATACGATCGCCACACTGGTTTTTCATGTAAATTACTATGTGGGAGCCGTTATGTCGGTATTGAAAAGTCAACCTTTCAATGCAAAGGATGAATTTACGTTTCGCCCCACCCTCCTATTGAATCGCAGGAGGATTGGGAGAATTTTCTTAATAAGATCTGGTCTGAAGCTGAGGAATTAGCTGTTTTCATTGAAAATTTTCCGGAATCACAATTAGAGGAGATTTTTGTAAAAGAGAAGTATGGTACTTATTACAGAAATTTCACCGGAGTCATTGAACACATGCATTATCATTTGGGACAAATTGCTTTGATCAGGAAAATGATTGAACAGGAATCGCACCTTTGAAAAAAAGAAGAAGCCTTCATGTGAAATTAATAATTTATTACATTTGGTCTACGCACTTCAATCAAACCTTCCCTCATCATTTTTTATCTTTATTTCCAAAATTCCGAATTATAATTTTACATTAATTTACCATCCATTTTCCAATATGATTGTATTGGGCAATTAAATCAAAATACTATTATTACGTGTTCAATGAAATCCATTCTGAAAGCAGTTCACATATTTATTCTAATGATCTATTTTTCTCCAACCTTGTTGGCTCAAACACCAAGTTGGCTGTGGGCGAATTCTGCTGGAGGTGGAATAGTTTATGATATTGCTACCGATAGTTACGGAAATGTGTATGCAACTGGTTATTATACCGATTCAATTATGTCATTTGGGACTCTTTCAATTGCAAGTGAAGGAGAAGACGAAGGATTCATCGCTAAATACGACCCTTCTGGAAATCTACTTTGGGCAAAATCATTTGGAGGGAAAAATCAGGACCGAGGAACCAGTATTACAACAGATTATTTAGGAAATGTGATTTTAAGTGGTTTTTTTCATAGTGACACATTAATCATAGGAGGAAATTCTTTCTTTTATTCATTAGGAGCTTCAGACATTTTTGTCGCGAAGTTTAACACGTCAGGAAATCTTCTTTGGGCTAGAGCCTATGGAAGCCAGAGTGTGGATGTTAATAATAGTGTTGTAACAGATCGCCAGGGAAATGTTTTTATAGCCGGCAGCTTTGCGGGTACATCAATTTCATTTGGAACAACTTCGTTGATAAATAGCGGTGTTGTAGGATATGATGATCTTTTTATTGCAAAATTAAACTCTTCAGGAAATGAATTGTGGGCCATTTCGCAAGGAAATTCAATTGGCGGTGAAGTTGCCAATCAGTTAGCTGTAGATAGTATTGGGAATTTATTTGTTGCAGGCGCCTTTAATGGCAACTCAACTTCACTCGGGAGTTACAATTTCAATAATTCTCATTCCGGGTTGAATGATTTATTTATCGAAAAACTTTCACCTGCAGGAAACCAGATTTGGGCTAAATCTGCAGGAAGTATTGACGAGGATTATTGTCAAGGTATTTGTGTAGATTCCAGTGGTAATATCATTATTGCTGGTGGTTTTAGAAATGCAAATCTATCCCTTGACACAATTTCTCTTTTAAATTCAGGAGGTAATGATGTATTCATTGCAAAGTATGATCAGTCAGGCAATATAATATGGGCTAAAACTATTGGTGCAACAGGTAATGAATTTTGTGAAAATGTAGCTTTTGATAGGGTTGGAAATGCTTACTTAACGGGTACTTTCAACGATCCAACATTAACAATTGGTTCGAATACTTTTCCAGGAACATTTCACTTTTATATAGCTCATTTTGATTTAGCGGGTAATGTAGTATGGGCTACTACAACAGGAACTAATGGACCTATCGGGCCACGAGGAATAACTGTTGATGATGCAGGGAGCGTGATTCTTGCTGGATCTTTACCTAGCAATACTACTTTTTTCGGAACAATTCCATTAGTACATTGGGGAATTACAAATATTTTTGTGTCTAAATTTAATTTACAAACAGGAATCAATGACATAAGAAATACATCTCCAATTTTGTTGTACCCGAATCCCTCCAAAAATCAACTTACTGTATTGTGTAATTCAGAAGCAAAACAGGTAATTCAAGTGTTTGATATTTCAGGCAAGATTCGCTTCTCACAACAGTTATGGACGGGAGGATCTAATTCATTGAATATTGATGTAAGTGAATGGAAGCAAGGCCTCTATTTTGTAAACATTGAAAAATCCGACGGCAATAACACCTCGACTTTTTTTATTAAAGAATAAATGTACATCCCTTAGCATGGATGAGTATTACCAATTTATTTAGTAAATGTCGTTAACAGAATATTCAAAATAGATTCCGTAATTTTTTTGTAACATAAAAACAATATAATCAATGGCTGAATTGAAAACAAAAAAAACTGAACTAAGCGTTGATTTTTTTTTGAAGAAAATTTCGTCCGAACAACAAAGGAAAGATGCTTATGTAATTATTGGTCTGATGGAAAAGGCCACAAAAGCAAAAGCGAAAATGTGGGGAACTGCGATCATCGGTTTTGGTGACCGCAAACTGAAATATGAAAGCGGACGTGAACTGGACTGGTTTGTGATGGGCTTCTCTCCACGCAAACAAAATCTCGCCTTGTATATTTCGGGAGCAGTTCAAAAACAAGGTGCTCTTCTTAAAAAACTGGGAAAGCACAAAACCGGAAAAGGATGTTTGTACATCAACAAGCTGGAAGAAGTGGATTTAACGATATTAAAAGATATCATTAAACTGGGGATCGTGGAATGAAAATCTTTCATTTAAATCCGTACGAATAGTCCCGATATCTTTCCAAACCCAATTCATTCCAATACATTCTTCATTCATTAATATCTCAAAATTTTCATCATCAGGTTTAGAAAATAAAAATCATGAACGACGAACGCGAAATGAAAGCATGGGTGTACACCAGGTACGGCCCACCGGAAGTTGTTCAACTCAAAACAGTAGAACGACCTTTACCGAAGGACAACGAAGTACTGATTAGAATTCACGCTACAACCGTAAACCGAACCGATTGTGGTTTTCGGAGCGCGGAGTATTTCATCTCGAGATTTTTTACAGGACTACTGAAACCCAAAAATCAGATTTTGGGTAATGAATTCGCCGGGGAAATTGTTGCTGTCGGAACTTATACCAATACTTATAAAATCGGGGACAGAGTTTTTGGCT is a genomic window containing:
- a CDS encoding anhydro-N-acetylmuramic acid kinase, whose amino-acid sequence is MQTYKVVGIMSGTSLDGVDLAYCEFAFDKHWTYKLLEAETIPYTSEWKNILLTLPSVKAEKFVAVHAELGKYFGKLSKDFCQRYNLKPDFISSHGHTIFHQPSAGFTSQIGDGAALAVESGFPVICDFRTADVALGGQGAPLVPIGDKLLFHEYDYCLNLGGIANISFEQNSKRIAFDICGCNLLLNALSSRVGKEYDAGGEMAAKGKVRKDLLDKVNQSKYFEKSFPKSLGREDLETDIFPVFDRPEIPVEDLLATFCEHIAMQIGKCLGAGNVLITGGGAQNDFLIERINSFSPAKVIIPDSKLVNFKEALIFAFLGVLRMKKEINCLSSVTGASRDNCGGTIWQP
- a CDS encoding T9SS type A sorting domain-containing protein — encoded protein: MPLKFLSNSLNLCAKAVKSSSCSRDIFKGIVLGLLICLSFTDLSAQQSFERTIGIYSGSAHSGVSGIELPDTSILAIGSISDSVQRQKVCFVWTNSRGDTTRTKIVQPAALREIASFGLRNDSGSIYVSGRMEDSTTSDAMLLKLDSSGGVVWRHRLGTTTRNERYNNLCLTNEGIVVGAGRAVEIQSNYYFMKCAALHSSGVPIWTKEWRTRLGEINSICQGTDSSFYATGYLLDFGDTSGSMFLMHIGANGDSLWTKKYFGAGWATGNSILCLSDGLLIAGSTSAGSQLAGDHFLVKTNFSGDTLWTRTYGFQNLDERTKALSFSSDNCYILCGNSQAYLELIKVDTLGNQEWKHDYNSGDAQGNSVIATLDSGYLAAGSAGMTTGLPQVYLVKTDATGGILLGETLPLQLTNEIKVYPNPSEGNLRFMPSELNNVTVTDFSGKIVFRAKHCSESLELSSLAAGAYFLFGQTEKGDVMQGKILLTKGN
- a CDS encoding acyl-CoA dehydrogenase yields the protein MNFELSEEHLMIQKAARDFAQNELKPGVIERDEHQKFPAEQIRKMGELGFLGMMVDPKYGGGGMDTISYVLAMEEISKVDASASVVMSVNNSLVCWGLENFGTEEQKQKYLVPLAKGEIIGAFCLSEPEAGSDATSQHTTAIDAGDHYVLNGTKNWITNGSTASVYLVIAQTDVAKGHKGINALIVEKGMPGFTIGPKENKLGIRGSDTHSLMFTDVKVPKKNRIGEDGFGFKFAMKTLTGGRIGIASQALGIASGAYELALQYSKERKAFGVPISQHQAIQFKLADMATEIEAARLLCLKAAWMKDEHLDYGLSSSMAKLFASRVAMETTVEAVQIHGGYGFVKEFHVERLMRDAKITQIYEGTSEVQKIVISRSIIGK
- a CDS encoding polysaccharide export protein; its protein translation is MYRNILKIVLPLLLSVLFSCTSQKKLVYFQGNIPQLKESDIYKLRIYPGDILSINIFTINAEAYPYLAVPADKPSSDNRSAYEKGYIVNENGEVKLPLIGSVLLTGKTMSEATQILEAKFKEFMEDPIVTVKKLNFKVTVLGEVNRPGTYPILNEHATLPEVLGMAGDLSVYGDRQKVRIIREENQQTKDFFIDMTNASSLSAETYYLHPDDIIYVQPLKRRAFQNISPSVTIFTSIVTTAVIALTFIITQTK
- a CDS encoding polysaccharide biosynthesis tyrosine autokinase produces the protein MRTNEGAQRRNDDEIDLRLLFYNMRRKWHYFLFSAILFCIGALLYIRFTLPVFEARTSILVKDTKNTSNNIEDFLTGDLFGNTKNIATEIGILKSRSVLEETINELNLGVSYFGKTTFFKYPLYRNQPFQVKPVRMTEGVYDEFFHITILDSSTYKLELDADNKILNDYSYKGTHHFGEEVRTTYFTLVVNHNDSAINVVNDDDFVFTVNSLNKMIAYYQEKMKAEPQNKDATIVEISVQDKIKERATDFLNTLGKVYINRDVKDKSSVAGLTLKFVDEQLEEISKTLNATELELQKFKEQKGTVDLSEESKAYLERVTNIDADRVKAEIELKSLDYLYSYVTGNRDVEELAPSSLGNPDPLLIDLITKLKELQSKRKSLAYGSSTQSPAIKVIDQQIEQTKRTLVENINNLRNMTKVNLSSINTELMRYEGSIRKIPNIERELLGIQRNFSVNENIYLYLLQKKAETGIAKATAVSDNKVLDEASINDIPVIPNTKAILIITLMLALIVPVILIILQGYVKNTISNKEDIEKMSKIPIIGVVGHHNTGERLVVSSKPKSSITEAFRSIRANLMFFGLADQHKIVLITSSVGGEGKSFSSLNLAAVLSLQHHKVIIVGMDLRKPQLVQDLGIKNETGVSTYLIGKAKLDEVIQHTSVDNLDIIPSGPVPPNPAELLAKKETHKLLDELRERYDYIIIDTPPVGIVSDAMMLMNLADINIFILRENYSKKEYMKTINDYYTQGKVKNLCVLLNDAGTNHRYGYGYGYSYGYHGYGYYDEEQGKKGILGKVFKKS
- a CDS encoding DUF1572 domain-containing protein yields the protein MSIPKQIADQFRKVHFGGNWTGSCLKELMTNLTWEQATTKVRSFNTIATLVFHVNYYVGAVMSVLKNQPFNAKDEFSFAHPPIESQEDWENFLNKIWSEAEELAVFIENFPESQLEEIFVKEKYGTYYRNFTGVIEHMHYHLGQIALIRKMIEQESHL
- a CDS encoding transposase, with product MLNIHKELLKINQNAANSLLEGLEETLTLHKLKVAQIFSRSLATTNCIENLNSQMAKYVRNVKHWTNSNQRQRWVAAALLELENNLNKIHNFKHLNKLQEAIKITSS
- a CDS encoding SBBP repeat-containing protein — translated: MKSILKAVHIFILMIYFSPTLLAQTPSWLWANSAGGGIVYDIATDSYGNVYATGYYTDSIMSFGTLSIASEGEDEGFIAKYDPSGNLLWAKSFGGKNQDRGTSITTDYLGNVILSGFFHSDTLIIGGNSFFYSLGASDIFVAKFNTSGNLLWARAYGSQSVDVNNSVVTDRQGNVFIAGSFAGTSISFGTTSLINSGVVGYDDLFIAKLNSSGNELWAISQGNSIGGEVANQLAVDSIGNLFVAGAFNGNSTSLGSYNFNNSHSGLNDLFIEKLSPAGNQIWAKSAGSIDEDYCQGICVDSSGNIIIAGGFRNANLSLDTISLLNSGGNDVFIAKYDQSGNIIWAKTIGATGNEFCENVAFDRVGNAYLTGTFNDPTLTIGSNTFPGTFHFYIAHFDLAGNVVWATTTGTNGPIGPRGITVDDAGSVILAGSLPSNTTFFGTIPLVHWGITNIFVSKFNLQTGINDIRNTSPILLYPNPSKNQLTVLCNSEAKQVIQVFDISGKIRFSQQLWTGGSNSLNIDVSEWKQGLYFVNIEKSDGNNTSTFFIKE
- a CDS encoding DUF1801 domain-containing protein gives rise to the protein MAELKTKKTELSVDFFLKKISSEQQRKDAYVIIGLMEKATKAKAKMWGTAIIGFGDRKLKYESGRELDWFVMGFSPRKQNLALYISGAVQKQGALLKKLGKHKTGKGCLYINKLEEVDLTILKDIIKLGIVE